The sequence GCGAAGTCGACCGGGTAGTACAGGCCCTTTTCTTCAGCGACGTTCTGCAAATGCTCGGTGACCACGCCCGGCTGACAAACGGCGGTGCGGTCGGTGAGGTTCACGTCGAGAATCTGATTCATGTAGTCGAACGACACGACCACTTCGCCGTTGGCCGCTACCGCAGCCGCAGAGAGCCCGGTGCGCCCGCCCGATGGCACCAGCGCCACCTTGTGCGTGTTGGCCCAACGGACCACCGCCTGCACCTGCTCGATGGTCTTGGGAAACACGATAGCGCTTGGCGCCGGGGCGAAGTGCTTGGTCCAATCCTTACCATACGCATTCAGGGAGTCGGCGTCGGTCAGGACCTTGCCAGGCTCGACCAGGGTCTTCAGTTCTTCAATCAGGGCAGGATTGGTCATCGACAGAACTCTCGAACAATTCATGGTCATCCTGAGAACGCTTCACGTCGCAGGAATGAGTGTTTAGCGGGGAGGCTATGCTAGCATATCGACCCCGCAGGACAGTGCCCAAGGCCAGATCCGCGGAGACGACTTTCTTGTCGTCCGGGTCAGCGTCTGTTGACCATTTCCTGCCATTTTTCTCCGGGATACAGGTTTACGCAGATGAGCAAGACTTCTCTCGATAAGAGCAAGATCAAGTTCCTTCTTCTCGAAGGCGTCCACCAATCGGCTGTCGACGTCCTCAAGGCGGCGGGCTACACCAGCATCGAATACCTGACAGGTTCCTTGCCGGAAGCCCAGCTCAAGGAAAAGATCGCTGACGCTCACTTCATCGGCATTCGTTCGCGCACCCAACTGACCGAAGAGATCTTCGATCACGCGAAGAAGCTGGTTGCGGTCGGCTGTTTCTGCATCGGCACCAACCAGGTTGACCTGAGTGCTGCCCGTGAGCGCGGTATTGCCGTGTTCAACGCGCCGTACTCCAACACCCGCTCCGTTGCCGAGCTGGTGCTGGCCGAAGCGATCCTGCTGCTGCGCGGCATCCCGGAGAAAAACGCTTCCTGCCACCGTGGCGGCTGGATCAAGTCCGCAGCCAACTCCTTCGAGATCCGTGGCAAGAAACTCGGCATCGTCGGCTACGGCTCGATCGGTACGCAGCTGTCGGTTCTGGCTGAAGGCCTGGGCATGCAGGTGTACTTCTACGACACCGTAACCAAACTGCCGCTGGGCAACGCGACTCAGATCGGTAGCCTGACCGAGCTGCTGGGCATGTCCGACATCGTCACCCTGCACGTTCCGGAAACCGCTGCGACCCAGTGGATGATCGGCGAGAAGGAAATCCGCGCCATCAAAAAGGGCGGCATCCTGATCAACGCGGCGCGCGGCACCGTGGTCGAGCTGGACGCCCTGGCGGACGCGATCAAGGACAAGCACCTGATCGGCGCGGCCATCGATGTATTCCCGGTGGAGCCACGCTCCAACGACGAAGAGTTCGAAAGCCCGCTGCGTGGCCTCGACAACGTGATCCTGACTCCGCACATCGGTGGTTCGACCGCCGAAGCGCAAGCCAACATCGGTCTGGAAGTGGCAGAAAAACTGGTCAAGTACAGCGACAACGGTACGTCCGTTTCGTCGGTGAACTTCCCGGAAGTGGCCCTGCCGGCTCACCCTGGCAAGCACCGTCTGCTGCACATCCACGAGAACATCCCGGGTGTGATGAGCGAGATCAACAAGGTCTTCGCCGAAAACGGCATCAACATCTCCGGTCAGTTCCTGCAGACCAACGAGAAGGTTGGCTACGTGGTGATCGACGTCGACGCCGAGTACTCGGAGCTGGCGCAAGAGAAGCTGCAGCACGTCAACGGCACTATCCGTAGCCGGGTTCTTTTCTAAGAACAGCTACAAGCCGCGAGCTACAAGCGGCAAGTGATGTTCGCTTGTGCTTTTGCTTGAAGCTCGTAGCTTGCAACTCGCCGCTGATAAAAAAGGGAGCCCCGAAAGGGCTCCCTTTTTTATTCCACGTTGATGGTGATTTTCTTCGAGACGATTGGCGGGTCGAATGCCATGTGACCGCTGTCGCCAAGTTCCAGCTGCAAGGTGTGCTTGCCCGGGGCGAGCTTGATCTCAGCCTGGGTCTGCGCCTTGCCGAAGTGCATATGGTTGGCATCGGTAGGGACGACCGAACCGGCAGGAACAATTTCCTTGGCGTCGATCAGCAGGTGATGGTGACCGGTGTTCTTGGTGACGTCACCGGCCGGCGCCAGTGCGACGTCCTTGGTACCGAACTTGACGGTGAAGGTCTGCGAAACCGTGGCCCCGTCTGCGGGAGAAACGATGAACACTTCGGCGCCTTTGGGGGCCGGTGTCGCCGCACTGGCCAGCACCGAAACGCCCATCAGCACACCCGCGAACGCTGCACGTGACATAAAGCTTTTCATTTTCTTCTCCAGTTTTTCCGTAAAATCCGCACGGTCATGACAACTTCATGACCATTCGTTGTCGAAGGCACTCGACAACCATAGCAAAGCGAGCCTGACTCAGAGCGTCGCGATAATGATTTCAAAGGAGTGACCATGCGTTTTCTGCCTGGCCTGATCTGCCTGCTACCCCTTTTGAGCCCTTTGGCTCATGCCGAACTGATTGATGACGTCAACGACCGTGGCGAGCTGCGCATTGCCCTTGAGGCTAATACACCGCCCTTCAATTTCAAGGAAGGCGACACACTCACGGGGTTCGAGGTCGAGCTTGGGCAACTGCTCGCCCGGGAGCTGGATGTACGCGCCGATTTCATCGTCACCGACGAGGCCGACCTGCTCCAGGGCGTTGAAAGCGGCAAATACGACGTTGCGCTTAACCACATAGCACTGACACCCGAACTCAAGGATCGTTTCGACTTCAGCGAGCCTTACGGCAAGGTCGATGGGCAGTTGCTGGCGAAGAAAGACGAGACGCCACGGCCGATGGTGCTGGTGCAGGCATTGACTGAAGAGAAGCCGAAAGCGGCGGAGCCAGTGGATTTGGCGATTCCGTTTCAGAAGGGTAATCCGGCGTTTCAGGCCAGTCTTGCGAGCGCGATGGAGCGGATCAAGGCGGATGGGCGTTTGGCAGCGCTGACCGAGAAGTGGTTGAAGCCTTAAAAGCCCCTCACCCTAGCCCTCTCCCCGAGGGAGAGGGGACTGATTGGGGGATGCTGAAGGAATACGCCGACCTGAAATGGGTATACCGAATCCGAAATCGACTGAAAATGGCTTTGTCGAATCCATAGTCGATCGTTCATGGCTTTGTCGACGTAATCGATCAGTCATGGCTGTCTCGAATCCATAGTCAACAAGGTCTTTCAGGTCGATGAATAGCGCCAGACACTTCGGTCGGCCCCCTCTCCCTCCGGGAGAGGGCTGGGGTGAGGGTAACGATTCAGGATCAGTCCAAAGCAGCCAGTGCCAGCGCGGCCTGCGGCAATTCCAGTTCACTGAAAACCTGCACACCATGGCGCTTGAGCAACGCGGCCGTCA comes from Pseudomonas sp. RU47 and encodes:
- the serA gene encoding phosphoglycerate dehydrogenase translates to MSKTSLDKSKIKFLLLEGVHQSAVDVLKAAGYTSIEYLTGSLPEAQLKEKIADAHFIGIRSRTQLTEEIFDHAKKLVAVGCFCIGTNQVDLSAARERGIAVFNAPYSNTRSVAELVLAEAILLLRGIPEKNASCHRGGWIKSAANSFEIRGKKLGIVGYGSIGTQLSVLAEGLGMQVYFYDTVTKLPLGNATQIGSLTELLGMSDIVTLHVPETAATQWMIGEKEIRAIKKGGILINAARGTVVELDALADAIKDKHLIGAAIDVFPVEPRSNDEEFESPLRGLDNVILTPHIGGSTAEAQANIGLEVAEKLVKYSDNGTSVSSVNFPEVALPAHPGKHRLLHIHENIPGVMSEINKVFAENGINISGQFLQTNEKVGYVVIDVDAEYSELAQEKLQHVNGTIRSRVLF
- a CDS encoding DUF4399 domain-containing protein gives rise to the protein MKSFMSRAAFAGVLMGVSVLASAATPAPKGAEVFIVSPADGATVSQTFTVKFGTKDVALAPAGDVTKNTGHHHLLIDAKEIVPAGSVVPTDANHMHFGKAQTQAEIKLAPGKHTLQLELGDSGHMAFDPPIVSKKITINVE
- a CDS encoding transporter substrate-binding domain-containing protein; protein product: MRFLPGLICLLPLLSPLAHAELIDDVNDRGELRIALEANTPPFNFKEGDTLTGFEVELGQLLARELDVRADFIVTDEADLLQGVESGKYDVALNHIALTPELKDRFDFSEPYGKVDGQLLAKKDETPRPMVLVQALTEEKPKAAEPVDLAIPFQKGNPAFQASLASAMERIKADGRLAALTEKWLKP